A segment of the Arachis hypogaea cultivar Tifrunner chromosome 5, arahy.Tifrunner.gnm2.J5K5, whole genome shotgun sequence genome:
NNNNNNNNNNNNNNNNNNNNNNNNNNNNNNNNNNNNNNNNNNNNNNNNNNNNNNNNNNNNNNNNNNNNNNNNNNNNNNNNNNNNNNNNNNNNNNNNNNNNNNNNNNNNNNNNNNNNNNNNNNNNNNNNNNNCAACTATGGAATACTGAAACTTGATCTAATTGCATTTTCAGAATAAGAATTGTTTCTGATTGAATTCAATGATGTTATCTTATCTATGTAGCCAATCATAACTAATGGGTAATATTTCAGTTAGTTGTATAATAATTTTCTGTTGATGCCTGTGCTTGATTACTTTTGAATTACTTGTTGACTTAACACGTTCTTTGTCTCTTTACCTTCAGAATTCTAGTTGAACAACTGGAAAAGGTGAATGTCAGTCAAATGGAATGTGATGGACAAATTGCTTTCTGGATCAATGTGCATAATGCACTTGTGATGCATGTAATGTTCACACTCCATGATCAAAGTGGTTTTGTTTTGCAAATTTTCAGCACATATAACTTTCTTCGTCTGTTGACAGGCATATTTAGCTTATGGAATTCCCCAGGGCACTCTCAGGAGGTTAGCCTTGTTTCACAAGGTATTGTTCTTTATTATTCTATTGTATAATGTCTTGAAGCAAATTCTGAGGTTATAAaacattttgtgaaatttttcatGCTGATTGCGAGTATATCTGACTTTGGAATTTTGTCTAGACCATTCAATCGCCATGTTTACAAGGGCCAATTAAATTCTCTCTTTGTAGCCACACCAGCGTCACGAAACCAGAGACAGACCCTTCTTTTCTGCACATTCTACTAATTAATTCCAAGTAAAATTGCCACGCCAGTCTAGGACATTTAGGTGATGTCGAAGTGAATGCAAACATGCGATATCAGTCGTAGAACTTTGGCATTTTTCATCTTATTGATACAATTTCACTGTGATAtcaccttttatttttattttacatagaTATTGGATACATCGTGCCCTATATGAATTCATGTGTTTATATGTATAGTGCAGGCTTCTTACAATATTGGCGGTCATATCATAAGTGCAAATGCGATAGAGCAATCAATATTTTGCTTCAGAACACCCCGCATTGGACGGGTACTCATCTTATCCTAATGAGTTACAAGGTTTTTGAATACATTGTCAAGTAATTGAATATAATGATCACTCAAAgatgtttttctgttttttgccTGTTGGCGGCAGTACGCTTCACTTGATTTGCATCTGGTGCTTGCAATGATGCAATCTATGCTTTTGTAGAACTGTAAATATGATTAAATCTTCTCTTATGATCTTGCAAACTTAGAGGATTTGCAGTATAACATTAGAATCAGAAGACAACTTTATAAACACcaataaattttaatactaatattGATGGGATGCTTAGACCATCAGGacctcttttttatttgtttccccATCTAATTACAtatttctattttatgttttgCCGAATGTAGTGGCTTGAGAGCATTGTGTCCACTGCAATGAGGAAGAAAAATGGTGAAGAAAGACAACTTATCAGTTCAAAATTGGGTATCACTGATTCCCAACCGCTTGTCTGCTTTGCCCTTTGTACTGGAGCATGGTCAGATCCTTTGGTAATTTTTCTCccatttatattttttcttccaTAAAATTGCAGTTCCACTATCACTAGGAAAATATGATGTTAGTCATCTACTCATGTAGTGCTTTTCTTATCGAGTCTACATAACTGCTATTTCAAAGATGAAGCACAAGTATAAAACAAATATGATATAGATTTAATTTGCATCCATAATTCTCCTCTCTTGAGGATGCACACATTTTAAAAAGTGGATCATATGTTTTGTTGTTATAAATGCTGCAGCTTAAGGTTTATTCAGCatcaaatttgaaagaagaaCTGAACACGGCCATGAGAGAGTTTCTTCAATCAAATGTAGTTGTGAAGAAGTCACGTAAAGTTTTTCTCCCAAAGTTGATGGAAAGGTTCTCCAAAGAAGCATCAATCAGTTTAGATGATCTCCTTGGATGGGTTACGAAGAATGTTGACAAGAAGCTCCATGATTCAATACAGAAGTGCCTTGAtcgtaaatcaaataaaaagtcaTCTCAGATCATAGAATGGCTGCCTTACAGTTCTAGGTTCAGGTACATGTTCACAAAGGATCTAATAGACAAGCCATGGTGGGTATGACATCTTACTCCTCTTTAAGAGATTCTTATATGCCATGGATCATACATGGTTTGAGAAAGCGAAGAAATGATAGTAGGTGCTTAAAGAAAATTCATGTACATTTTAACAAAATGAGATGTTAAGTACTAGATAAACCTACTATTACTATATTTGAAATTCATACCTAACAATTTGTACTAATAAACTCTTTAAGCTTAGATGCTGTAGATTTGTAGATTAGAATAATACACAGTATCATCTTGTAGGATGGATCAACAGAGGTATATTAATGGTGGCATGCGTGTGTGATGATAGAATGGCAAAAAGATTGTAGATTTTTCCGCCTCCAGAAATTTGACACGTGTTGAGAAGCACTGAAATATTCAAAATATGAAATACTTAGATAagagtgattattattattgggaaggaaaaaaaaaaaccttctaCACAAGTACACAACATGGGTCTACCCCGATGGATTTTTAACGTTTATACAAGATAGACCGATAGATGTGTTATCAAATTATGAAGCATTAATTTTTGGGGGTTTCTGCCGATATTATAAGGAAAAAATTCTgcagttattttatatttttctgtaattGGATTTCAATATATTTGCTGAAATTCTTATTGGCAATTTCATAATACTCTATATTAAGGTCAAATCCTTAAAGTTCTATAATTTACAAAAATAACATTTCTATGTTATATAAAAATTCATTTACCACCACAATATATGATTTTGGTTTAGGTTTATTTAAGTTCTTATTTATTTaggaagaattttaaaaattcgCGTCGCATACTTCGTGTTTACGGAAAAATGATGACCGGTTAGAATAAGATGGGTTAATGATTGCTTTAGGCTTCTAAATACTCAGCTCAACTCAGTTTTCGTTCAATTATGTGgtctttaataataaaaaaatacaagaaaaacatgccataaataacaaatattaatattttttatcagtGTAATTAGATACCTTTAAAAATTATTcatcatttaatttttaaaagaaaaactaaaaaacaaataatttttcataaaaaataaataattttttataaaaataaatatttaaattaattaaaaatattatttaaataaaaagactaactaaaaactaaaaatttaaagcACAAAtagtatttctcttttttcataatATAACCATAACATAAATAGAAGTTATAATGGAAACAATCTATCATGACAAACAATCCTAAGCATCTTTTTAAGTTTAATTAGTAAATGAAGGAATGGTGggtttttttctgaaataaaattaaaaatatattattttcaaaaaaaattattttaactttaatttttgaaatgctTTTTTTGTTTAGGATGAGTTTGCTCGACCAATTTTACCGTTATACTCCACAAAATTTGGTTGAGACCGAAACTCAAATTTTTAAAACTGCGTTTGTTTAGAGATATAAAATTGTGTTTAACAGAGAAGACATGGATGGAGATTTATATATCCAGAAacattgaattagtgtattttgtattcaCAGGAAGGACATCGAGACACTAACAAGGAACataacttatttttatattttcttttattatcacttattaattttttataattatattttttattattgtatttttaatctcagatttttgaatgaaaaatataataaactgGATTTTCTTAATTTGTTATAGTTTATTATTAAACAtaatacaaaaacacaaaattttatgactttgtcttttatgttttattctcaGTATCTTATCTTATCATATTTTCAGAAACAAACGCAGCTCAAGAGTATATGGGAGTAACAAACATGACTTTTTCAACATTGTCGACCATAATGGCAACTATTATCATCATCTCCAGAAATATACAAGTATACAAGAATAAGCCATATGTAacgagaattttttttattataaataaaaaaatcattatttaaaaaaaatacaatatattTATGTGTACTCTTATGTAGTCTTATGTATTCTgaaaatgatgataataattgttATTGTCCAAGCTTAAAAATTTGAGTCGGTCAATTATTTTTTGAGAAGTGGAAGCGAAGTTCATAATTTATATAAGACAAACTTTATTAATATTATGGAGTTAGTTAGAGTATAAAGTAAATTTACctagaattttaaaaaacaaatgtatctacaaaattaaaattcaaataacttgtttttaaaaataaatattttttaatttatttttttaaaaaatctagtaATAGTTGATTACTTTTAAATTGTAAGATTAATTATAACATCTTTAGgatgatatataatataataagattATTAAGATCCAGATGCACATACAATCTTGCCACTTGCCATATCCAACCCTCCGGATTTATCCATGCGCCGTTGGATTAGACTATCTAATCCACCACGATGACAGAAAAATATGACACATATGCCCTTCTCTactcaaattagtgaaataaccAATCATCAATGTGTACGTAATGCTGCGTTCCAAAGGAAGCAGTTTTGAATTTAACCCTAGACTAGACTAAGTACTAGATACTTTTCTTATTATCTAATCAGGACCACCCACGTGGGACGTTGCAAACAACTTCCACTTTACATCCGTTGGATCTTGTCTACTTACAAACAAACCcacttctttttaattttttcatttcgGATTCCCATCGCTGACATCTATTTTCTCTAAGTTAggaaaaaagagttaaaaaagcCATAAATATTCGCAGTCCTTTTTTCTCAGCCAGTGAACAACACAACACACAAAAACccgaacagaaaagaaaagggaaataaAGTAAAACGAAAACAAATCCACTCTGAAACTAGTCAGCATCACACTCTTCGGTGTCGTTTCATCCTTCTGCTACGCTCGCCGGAACCCTAATTCGATCCGCCGGAACTCGAATCCACCGGTGAGGTTCAATTGACCACACCTGCTCGTTGTTATCTCCGTTTATTTGCTGTGTTGTTTTTATCTGTACTGAAAATTTCACTGACGAAGggatttttggtatttctgaGGCAGTAGATGAGTTTACGATTGGGGAAAAGGTGAGATCAAAAGGATTGGATTTCCTCGCCGGATGGAGGGAGGTAGCGTCTCTAGACTTATTTGTACTGGTACTGTTCATGTCCGACTTTCGAGTtacttattactattattatttttcctttttggtgTGATTAGGGCAAACGAaaatttgcttttgttttttcttttcatttctgcATTGAAATGGCAAGTTTTGTGTGAAAGATGTTTACTTTCGTAGCCACTTGAAAAGGACAATTCACGCAGAGAATAAATTGTTCCTGAACTGCTTTTTAATTGAACTTTTCAggtggtaattttttatttattggtcTCTATTACTTACGTTTTTGTCTGTATAGCTGCGAAGTGTAAACAATCGTTCTGATGGTGTAGATTTCTCATATGAGACAAGACAACAATAGAGTTCAGTTCACTTGGTTTAGgatttcagcttcttcttttccaGTTTTGTCAACATGTAATTTTTTTTGAAGTGGTTGATTGTTTCCGTTTTTGCGTCACAAAATAAAGAAGATCATAATTGCCATGGTGGCTGTATTCCGAAGATGCTGTTTTGATTGTATGATAGGATAACGATGAATCTATCTCAGTCATTTCTGAAATAAAAAAACTTGGTCTCTTTCAATTATTTAGGTTTACTTGGTTTTTTCCTCTGACATAATGTTCTTACAACAAAAATCTTCAGATAACTAGACAGCCTAGCTACTGCTCATCTATTGTCTTCTTCAAAgcatatattttgtattattggAATCACATAGTTATATTACTACCGGAGAAACCAAATTATTTGGAATATGATggtttgattttcttttattgagGCTTGTGAGGTAAGAGTTAAACATCTTGTGAATGGCTTTACAATTCTGAAATGTTCCTTGCTGTGCTGAATATGGTATATTCTTATGCTGGTTTCATCAAATTGAGATTCTATCTCACCATGTTTTGTGTGGAATGGTAATCTCAATTTATTTGTTCATCTTGGTATATGCATGTTGTGTGCATGATGATGATGCTCGGTGAGGGATGAGTATGTAAATGTGATTGATCTTATGTGAGCCTCTTTTTCTTGCATATTTGTCTCTTTTCATGAATTTCTGCCCATGTGTGCATATATGCACATCGAGTTTGATCTCACACCCTTCTCATTTTTTGTTTTAGGGATACACCCATGGATTATGATGACAATGATTTTCAAAGCCAGAATCTCCATTTAGCTGGTGAAGGGAGCACCAAATTTCCTCCAGCATTAAGGCCATATGCGCTCTCTAAGTTTGATTTTGATGAAAGCCTTCAAGGGAATTTAAGATTTGATAGTTTGGTCGAAACTGAAGTTTTTCTTGGCATTGAAAGTAACGAAGATAACCAGTGGATTGACGCATTCTCCCGAGGGGGTAGTGGCATAGAGTTTAGTTCAACTGCTGCTGAATCTTGCCCCATATCAAGGCATGGAAATATTTGGTCCGAGGCCACTTCCTCGGAATCTGTTGAAATGCTATTGAAATCTGTTGGACAGGAGGAGTTTATTCCTAGACAAACTATTATTCAGGAATCAGATGCCTGTGATGAACTGGCCTGCATAACTAAGCAAATGGACCCCCATCCAAAACGTGACGATAAAAATGAATTT
Coding sequences within it:
- the LOC112801508 gene encoding uncharacterized protein; its protein translation is MECDGQIAFWINVHNALVMHAYLAYGIPQGTLRRLALFHKASYNIGGHIISANAIEQSIFCFRTPRIGRWLESIVSTAMRKKNGEERQLISSKLGITDSQPLVCFALCTGAWSDPLLKVYSASNLKEELNTAMREFLQSNVVVKKSRKVFLPKLMERFSKEASISLDDLLGWVTKNVDKKLHDSIQKCLDRKSNKKSSQIIEWLPYSSRFRYMFTKDLIDKPWWV